The Setaria viridis chromosome 9, Setaria_viridis_v4.0, whole genome shotgun sequence sequence gggggggggggggggggggggggggggggggggttcacgACATGTTAGAGGCAGTTTCTTGTTTGTGTCCACGATGAAACATGTATGTTATCACATTCCATCAAAGGTACAGTTGACATGAATCCAAATGTTCACAATCATAGAACCTAAGACACTCctaaataaatatgtataattAAACGGAAGCCTTTTAAAGCCGTGAAACACCAGCATATAGGCAACGCAAAACAAAGACACCCCATTAGCTAATTAACGAAGGCACATTTCTTCCTGATCTCCCCCTGGCTGCCGGTGAGCACGCCCACCCTGCCCATGTTCACCATGGACACCCCAAAGTCCCTCAAGAACGTCGTCTCCGGCGAGTCCCTGTACCGGTACACGAGCCCCTTGGTGACGTCGTTCCGCAGCAGGGCCTCGTCGGAGTGGAAGAGGCCCCTCCGCTTGGTCACGAGGCCGTAGTACGCCGTGTCGAACGTCTCCGAGCTCCCCGGCACCATCTCCAGCTCCGTCGTCTTGTCCTTGGGCCTCCAGCACCGCCGCCTGAGCCTGTCGGCGTACGCCCTGTCCAGGGTCGGGTCGCTGTCCCGGTTCTCGGTGAAGTTGCGCAGCCGCTTGGCGATCGACGGGCAGTGCGACTTGCCGATCGCGTGGGCACCTGAATGGCAGCATATGCATGTAGTGTGTTAGTGCTGAAATATTCGATCACAAGGAAATGTCTGAAGTAGGAAAGTGAAATTGAGATAACTGGGTTCCTTTCGCGGGCATATcctatttgaaaattttgatgttccttaactttgtgattttttGTAATCTCCTTGTGATTGTTTCTTGAATTGTGCAAATTGCTAGCCCTTTTGAATAAGGTCGTAGTCCTACGTACCACGTGCCACGACCCAATATCAATTCTCAAATACAAGGAGCGAGTCACATCATCATAAACTTGGACACTTGGTCCACTGGACCACTAGGGGTCAAACTGAATTGAAACCTGCTACATTGGCTTTCTATCACTTCAAAACTTATTATGAGTAGTAATATATTGTGAGATCATCACTGACTCTTGAATGGTGTGCCCTTCACTTTTGACAAAAATCCTAAAATTACTACATTCAGaggaaataaaaacaaaatctAGTTACCATAGCAAATATAGACAAACTGAACATCATCAAGGCAAGGATGGGGCTTTACACGCTTCTATCTCAGCCAGAGACTTTAGAAAGGCCAATAGTAGTTAAGGGCAACATCAGGTTAAGCATAAATTAAGACAACATAACGGCTGTCTCGAGAACGAAGGATGAATAGTAAGCGCTGTTACTACATGGGAAAAAAATCACCTTTTTTGCCTTGATACAAAATTTTGGTCACTAatatttgtaaaaaaataataataactTAGATCAATCTCTGTTGATTTGAAGTTTATCTAGTCAAGCTGATTTTTTTGTTAAACGTAAGGAATGTTTCCTTCACATTCAGTAAAGCAATAGTGCAACTCATGTGCATGTCCTTATACAAATCCAGTAGCAAAAAAGAATTACCTTCACTTAACAAAAACAGACAGCTTCAAAGTACCATTTCTTGGCAAGGCATAGATTAATACCTGATAGAACAGTCAGATCCTTGAGGCTGAGGTTCTTGGATGCAAACCTCTTGATAAGCTTCCGGATTCCATCGAATGAGTCGGGCAAGTTCTTGACGGCCTCCTTGGCGCTGGAGACGCTGCCGTCCCGCCTGCCGGTCTCCACCTCGTACAGGTTGCCGTCCTTGCTCCACTCCCCCTTGGCCACCACCTTCGTAGCCTGCTCCATTGAACGTAACAGCAATCAGACTCGATACGGCCATTGCTAATTTTCAGAGCAAGGAATGAATCAGGCAGCCATGGATGGAAACTGAAGAGGTAAGCTGTTGTAGGCAATCACCAGCGAGACGGCGTCcctggcggcgatggcgaggatgtcggcgcaggagacggtgCCGGGGCACCTcttctccagcgcctccttgaTGTCGTCGATGACGTCGAAGGCGTCCAGCGTGTGGTTGGGCTTGGCGTCCTTCTCCGCCGTGTTCCCCTTGGTGGAGTTGATGAGCACCGACCCCTCGCAGCCCTGCATCCAGTGGGGAGAAGAAATTAGCATCTGGCTTCAGAGAGTGGGTTTCAACTTCGAAGTCCAAACATGAAACATCGTCCATGGCGAATGTATGTTCTGTGAGGTCGAAACAGATTAAAAGAACATCGAAAAGACAATTTTTGGGACATTCGCGTGGGGAGTCTTTTCGTTCTCTTTTGCGGATAAAGTTTCAGTCTCACTTTGTGAGCTACTGACTGATGAATCTATGATGAACCGGCATGGGATGCCATTGCATCCCAAAAAGAGACGAATCAAAGAAAGGGACAGGCATTTTTGAAAGAATCTACAGTGCTAGCTAGTAAGTACTTCGTATCCAGCatcctctcttcctttcttcaCCAACTAACAAGCAAAGACATGGTCAGGAACTCAGGATACAAGACAAGGAGACCATTCGGCGTACcctgacgaagcagtcgtggaagtggAGCCTCAGCAGCGGCGCGTTCGCCGTCGGGTCCTTGTGGACGGCCTTGGCGACAATCTCCCGGACGATCGCCTCGGCGTCCGGGCACGAATCCTTGTAGAACCCAACCCTGAGCTTGCCGTCGCCATAGCCGCCGTAGCCATGGACCGAAGCAACCAGAGCCAGGAGCAGAGGAAGCACGAGCactggaggaagaggaagcactCGCACTGCCATGGTAGTGCAGTAGCAGAAGTGCAGCCTGTCCCCAACACTtggtgaaaagaaaaaaaataagctaTCGGTTGCTTAGCTTTGGCTGGCTCGAGCCTCGCGCTGCGCACATGAGCAGGCGGCGGTGCGtgatcggcc is a genomic window containing:
- the LOC117835886 gene encoding peroxidase 56, with translation MAVRVLPLPPVLVLPLLLALVASVHGYGGYGDGKLRVGFYKDSCPDAEAIVREIVAKAVHKDPTANAPLLRLHFHDCFVRGCEGSVLINSTKGNTAEKDAKPNHTLDAFDVIDDIKEALEKRCPGTVSCADILAIAARDAVSLATKVVAKGEWSKDGNLYEVETGRRDGSVSSAKEAVKNLPDSFDGIRKLIKRFASKNLSLKDLTVLSGAHAIGKSHCPSIAKRLRNFTENRDSDPTLDRAYADRLRRRCWRPKDKTTELEMVPGSSETFDTAYYGLVTKRRGLFHSDEALLRNDVTKGLVYRYRDSPETTFLRDFGVSMVNMGRVGVLTGSQGEIRKKCAFVN